GAAGATACTCACAGGTCTCAAGAAGGCATGCGAGAAGAGACCGATAAGTATTGAAGACCTTGAAAATCTCACTAATGCGATAGAAAAAGAATTGATGGAATCATCACAGAAGGAAGTTCCAAGTTCATTGATAGGTGAGGCTGTAATGAAAAGGCTTCATACCCTTGACGGTGTTGCCTATGTAAGATTTGCCTCTGTTTATAGACAGTTCGAGGATATAAGCGAGTTCATGAAGGCAGTGAGAAGCCTCCTTGAATCCAAAAAATAAATGT
This genomic stretch from Nitrospirota bacterium harbors:
- the nrdR gene encoding transcriptional regulator NrdR — translated: MRCPFCSHDETKVIDSRESKDGAEIRRRRECPSCEKRFTTYERVEELLPMVIKKDGRRETFDRQKILTGLKKACEKRPISIEDLENLTNAIEKELMESSQKEVPSSLIGEAVMKRLHTLDGVAYVRFASVYRQFEDISEFMKAVRSLLESKK